In Ignavibacteria bacterium, the sequence TAATGCCGAGATATCCATGGCTGAAAGAACAGGTACTGGATATTTCAACTACAGAAAGCAAAATCAGTGCAATGAAGACTCTTGGCGTGCCGTACCCCGAGGGATATGAAAAAACCGCCAACGGCGACCTGCAGAAACAGGCGGAAGAAATTGCCCTGGATTTGCAGAAACAGGGAATCGATGTTACAAGCGAAAAGGAAATCATCGCATTGATAGGTTACTTGCAGAGGCTCGGAACAGACATAAAAAATACAACAGTCAGTAACAAATAACAAAATAAATTATGTTCAGTAAATTTTTTGTTTCCGAAGAGTGGCTGGGGATTTTTGCAATAGCAACAATGTTATTGTTCATTCTGGCATTTATAATAATAATGGTCTGGGTTGTAAAACTTAATAAAGACCAAATTGAAGAACAAAGAAATCTACCGTTAAAAGATTAAAGATTATTTATTATGAATAAAAAAGTTTTATTTAGTATTGTACTGACAGGTCTATCTGTTCAGAGTCTTTTTGCACAGACCGCGGAGAAAGAGCCTTATTCAGACACGTATGTTTACATGATACTGGCTGCATTACTGTTTACGCTTGCAGTCCTTTTTGCATCACTTATGATATTTGAATCCGCTGAAAGGAAGAAAAAGGTCAAGGTAACAGGTACGGTTTTAACGGGTAATATTATGCAGGAACATGAGTACGACGGCATACAAGAACTTGACAACCCTGCGCCCGCTTGGTTTCAGGCTTTATTTTATATTACGATAGTGTTTGCAATAGTTTACATGGTACAGTTTCATTTAATTGGAAAATCAAACTCATCTGCCGACGAATATCTTCAGGAAATGATGATTGCGTCTCAGCAAAGAGATGCATTATTAAAGTCGGGCGGATTAATAAACGAGAGCAATGTTGGGATTTTAACAGATGCTGCGGACATAAGCAAAGGAAAGGAAATATTTGCGGTAAACTGTGTCAGCTGTCATAATGCAGACGGGGGCGGCGGAGTTGGACCTAATCTAACAGATGAATACTGGATTCACGGAGGAGGAATAAAGAACGTATTTGCTACCATAAAGAACGGGGTGCCTGCAAAAGGTATGATAGCATGGCAGACACAGTTAAATCCAAAACAAATGAATCAAGTTGCAAGCTATGTGCTCACTTTGCAGGGAACTAAACCGGCGAGTCCGAAAGCACCTGAAGGCAATATCTGGGTTGACACAACTGCAACAACTCCAAAAGATACACTGAAGAAGTAAAATACAGAGATTACACAGCGGGTTGATAAAACGATTAACCTGAATTTGGAAATAAAAGTAATACAATAATGTATAGTTCCTGATTTATCATCGACTATAACTTTTCTCAATTATTTACAGGAATTTATTAAGCATGGAACAAGAATCGTTCAGAGATCATCTCTCAACAGTAACACAGGAAGGAAAAAGAATCTGGATATATCCCAAAAAGCAGAAGGGGAAATTTTATTCTGCAAGAACTATAGTTAGTTT encodes:
- a CDS encoding cbb3-type cytochrome c oxidase N-terminal domain-containing protein, which encodes MNKKVLFSIVLTGLSVQSLFAQTAEKEPYSDTYVYMILAALLFTLAVLFASLMIFESAERKKKVKVTGTVLTGNIMQEHEYDGIQELDNPAPAWFQALFYITIVFAIVYMVQFHLIGKSNSSADEYLQEMMIASQQRDALLKSGGLINESNVGILTDAADISKGKEIFAVNCVSCHNADGGGGVGPNLTDEYWIHGGGIKNVFATIKNGVPAKGMIAWQTQLNPKQMNQVASYVLTLQGTKPASPKAPEGNIWVDTTATTPKDTLKK